One Bos indicus isolate NIAB-ARS_2022 breed Sahiwal x Tharparkar chromosome 10, NIAB-ARS_B.indTharparkar_mat_pri_1.0, whole genome shotgun sequence DNA window includes the following coding sequences:
- the FAM98B gene encoding protein FAM98B yields the protein MRGPDPGPEPTMEGDVLDTLEALGYKGPLLEEQALTKAAESGLSSPEFSELCVWLSSQIKSLCNLEESITSAGRDDLESFQLEISGFLKEMACPYSVLISGDIKDRLKKKDDCLKLLLFLSTELQALQILQNKKCKNSQLDKNSEIYQEVQAICDTLGIPKSTTSDIPLMLNQVESKVKDILSKVQKNHVGKPLLKIDLNLEQAEKLERINDALSCEYECRRRMLMKRLDVTVQSFGWSDRAKLKTDDIARIYQPKRYALSPKTTITLAHLLAAREDLSKIIRTSSGSSREKTACAINKVLMGRVPDRGGRPNEIEPPPPEMPPWQKRQEGSGRGGWGGGGGRGGGGSGRGGGGGGGGWGGGGGGGWGGAGGGGGRGGFQGRGDYGGRGDYGGRGGYGGRGGYGGRGYGDPYGGGGGGYRRY from the exons ATGAGAGGGCCGGATCCGGGTCCCGAACCTACGATGGAGGGGGACGTGCTGGACACACTAGAGGCGCTGGG gtATAAGGGACCACTGTTAGAAGAGCAAGCGCTTACAAAGGCAGCAGAGAGTGGACTGTCTTCACCTGAATTTTCAGAGCTCTGTGTTTGGTTAAGCTCTCAAATAAAATCACTGTGCAACTTGGAAGAAAGTATCACTTCAGCTG ggaGAGATGATCTAGAAAGCTTCCAGCTTGAAATAAgtggctttttaaaagaaatggcatGTCCATATTCTGTACTCATATCTGGAGATATTAAAGACCGCTTAAAAAAGAAGGATGATTGTTTGAAACTACTGT tattttTAAGTACAGAGCTTCAAGCTTTACAGATACTACAGAACAAGAAGTGTAAAAATTCTCAATTAGATAAAAATAGTGAAATTTATCAGGAAGTTCAAGCTATCTGCGATACCCTTGGGATTCCCAAGTCAACAACTTCTGACATTCCGCTTATGCTAAACCAAGTGGAATCAAAG gTGAAAGATATTCTCTCAAAAGTCCAGAAAAATCATGTGGGAAAACCACTGCTGAAAATTGATTTAAATCTGGAACAGGCG gaaaaactggaaagaatCAACGATGCTCTTTCATGTGAATATGAGTGCCGCCGGCGGATGTTGATGAAGCGATTAGATGTAACAGTGCAGTCCTTTGGATGGTCTGATAGAGCAAAG TTAAAAACAGATGACATAGCAAGAATTTACCAACCTAAGCGTTATGCTTTGTCACCCAAGACAACAATAACCTTGGCACATTTACTTGCTGCCCGTGAAGATCTGTCCAAGATCATCAGGACAAGTAGTGGATCCAGCCGGGAGAAGACAGCATGTGCCATTAATAAg GTGCTGATGGGAAGGGTGCCTGACAGGGGAGGACGGCCGAATGAAATTGAACCACCACCCCCTGAGATGCCGCCTTGGCAAAAGAGACAGGAAGGCAGTGGAAGGGGTGGTTGGGGTGGTGGAGGTGGCAGAGGAGGTGGTGGGAGtgggagaggtggtgggggaggaggcgggggatggggagggggaggaggcggagggtggggaggtgctgggggagggggtggtagaGGAGGTTTCCAAGGCAGGGGAGATTATGGTGGGAGGGGAGATTATGGTGGCAGAGGGGGCtatggaggaagaggaggctaTGGTGGAAGAGGTTATGGAGATCCGtatggaggaggtggtggtggataTAGAAGATACTAA